The Exiguobacterium mexicanum genome includes a window with the following:
- a CDS encoding EAL domain-containing protein, with protein sequence MVPIEHHLHSTYSLPLVLLSIAVAVFSAFVSLDISSRLKYAERVSHIRWVSAGALSLGLGIWAMHFIGMLAFHLEADVSYHIGIVIASIIPAIISSGFAFYIVSRQTARPRDLVISAVFISIGIVSMHYVGMEAMQMNAVLTYDPVMWLLSAVVAFIASLVGLYLLFSLPDVSRFHWRRLVCSLLIGLAVSGMHYIGMGAAEFTPFATPQALTGFSMDSTLLAFWIGGSVTTLFVLMLISLRNEKQLERQSIELETKFQSVIESANDAIIVADAERRIVQWNHGAERLFGYTASEVLGESITLIMPERFKVAHEQGMKRYRETREANVIGRTVELVGLRKDGTEFPFEMSLGTWETEAGLFFSSIIRDISERKQIEEQINDLVYLDTLTGLPNRRLFNDRLDALLSQGSESTFSLFYIDLDNFKVINDRFGHSSGDVFLRQVTDRLLTTINKSDTLARLGGDEFVILSPNTGSNLAAHRAQQITNALNQPFLLESEDVFTSLSIGISLYPSDGRTADDLLKNADIAMYRAKEDGKNGFQFFTKDMNESVARKSQLAMALRKGIGRGEFSIHYQPQVHLETEVLIGVEALVRWTHPELGMISPAEFIPIAEETGSIHRLGEYVLNEACRQNKAWQDAGVEPFRVAVNISALQFAQKDLPDIVSQALEASGLAPEYLELELTETVIQSAQSAIETMEELVALGVHLSIDDFGTGYSSLSYLKLFPIDTLKIDQHFTKNIETDSKDAALVKTIIRMAHELGLNVIAEGVETKAQVAFLKAEDCNQAQGYYYNKPMPAEDLDSFLYPYKKSV encoded by the coding sequence TTGGTCCCCATCGAACACCATCTCCATAGTACATACAGTCTTCCCCTCGTCTTGTTATCCATCGCCGTCGCCGTCTTCTCGGCCTTCGTCTCGCTCGATATTAGCAGTCGGCTCAAATATGCCGAACGAGTCTCGCACATCCGTTGGGTGAGCGCCGGAGCCCTCAGTCTCGGGCTCGGCATTTGGGCGATGCATTTCATCGGGATGTTGGCATTCCATTTAGAGGCCGACGTATCCTACCATATCGGTATCGTCATCGCCTCGATCATTCCAGCCATCATCTCGTCCGGGTTCGCCTTCTATATCGTCAGCCGACAGACGGCGCGACCGCGCGATCTCGTCATCAGCGCCGTCTTCATCAGCATCGGCATCGTGTCGATGCATTACGTCGGCATGGAAGCGATGCAGATGAACGCCGTGTTGACGTACGACCCGGTCATGTGGCTGTTATCGGCCGTCGTCGCGTTCATTGCCTCGCTCGTCGGGCTGTATCTCTTGTTCTCGCTCCCGGACGTGTCACGATTCCACTGGCGGAGACTCGTCTGCTCGCTCTTGATTGGGCTCGCCGTCTCGGGGATGCATTATATCGGCATGGGCGCGGCCGAATTCACCCCGTTCGCGACGCCTCAAGCATTGACCGGCTTCTCGATGGACAGCACGCTCCTCGCCTTCTGGATCGGCGGCAGTGTCACGACGCTGTTCGTGCTCATGCTGATCTCGCTTCGCAATGAGAAGCAACTCGAGCGTCAGTCCATCGAACTCGAAACGAAGTTCCAGTCCGTCATCGAGTCGGCGAACGATGCCATCATCGTCGCAGATGCCGAACGTCGCATCGTGCAATGGAACCACGGGGCCGAGCGCCTATTCGGATATACGGCAAGCGAGGTGCTCGGGGAATCGATCACGCTCATCATGCCCGAGCGCTTTAAAGTCGCACACGAACAAGGCATGAAACGCTATCGCGAGACGCGTGAAGCAAACGTCATCGGCCGTACGGTCGAGCTCGTCGGCTTGCGAAAAGACGGGACCGAGTTCCCGTTCGAAATGTCGCTCGGGACGTGGGAGACGGAGGCGGGTCTCTTCTTTAGCAGCATCATCCGCGATATTAGTGAACGGAAACAAATCGAAGAACAAATTAACGACCTCGTCTATTTGGACACGTTGACCGGCCTGCCGAACCGACGTCTGTTCAATGACCGGCTCGACGCCTTGCTTTCCCAAGGCAGCGAGTCGACGTTCTCGTTGTTCTATATCGATCTCGACAACTTCAAGGTCATCAACGACCGATTCGGCCACTCATCAGGCGACGTCTTCTTGCGCCAAGTGACGGACCGGCTGTTGACGACGATCAATAAGAGCGACACGCTCGCCCGTCTCGGCGGGGACGAGTTCGTCATCCTGTCGCCGAACACCGGCAGCAACTTAGCCGCCCACCGCGCCCAACAGATTACGAACGCGTTGAACCAACCGTTCTTGCTCGAAAGTGAGGACGTGTTCACGAGCCTATCGATTGGCATCAGCCTCTATCCGTCCGACGGGCGGACGGCCGATGACTTGTTGAAGAACGCCGACATCGCCATGTATCGGGCGAAAGAGGACGGCAAGAACGGCTTCCAGTTCTTCACGAAAGACATGAACGAGTCTGTCGCGCGCAAGTCACAGCTCGCGATGGCGCTCCGGAAAGGCATCGGCCGCGGCGAGTTCTCGATTCATTATCAGCCGCAAGTGCATCTCGAGACCGAGGTGCTCATCGGTGTCGAGGCGCTCGTGCGTTGGACACATCCCGAGCTCGGCATGATTTCCCCGGCCGAGTTCATCCCGATCGCCGAGGAGACCGGCAGCATTCATCGTCTCGGCGAGTACGTCTTGAACGAGGCGTGCCGGCAGAACAAGGCGTGGCAGGATGCGGGCGTCGAACCATTCCGCGTCGCCGTCAACATCTCGGCGCTCCAGTTCGCGCAAAAAGATTTGCCGGACATTGTCAGCCAGGCGCTCGAGGCGAGCGGGCTCGCACCGGAATACCTCGAGCTCGAGTTGACCGAGACCGTCATCCAGAGCGCGCAAAGTGCCATCGAGACGATGGAGGAACTCGTCGCCCTTGGCGTCCACTTGTCGATTGACGACTTTGGCACCGGCTACTCGTCTCTCAGCTACTTGAAGCTGTTCCCGATCGACACGCTGAAAATCGACCAACACTTCACGAAAAACATCGAGACGGATTCGAAGGACGCCGCCCTCGTCAAGACGATCATCCGAATGGCGCACGAGCTCGGGCTGAACGTCATCGCCGAAGGTGTCGAGACGAAAGCACAAGTCGCCTTCCTCAAGGCCGAGGATTGCAACCAGGCGCAAGGCTACTATTACAACAAGCCGATGCCCGCCGAAGATCTTGACTCGTTCCTGTATCCATATAAGAAAAGTGTCTGA
- a CDS encoding MurR/RpiR family transcriptional regulator, with protein sequence MESMNGLARIRGAYTTLGKKEQRIADYILKQPERIIHHTINQVADDLDVAESTVFRFCQRVGFKGYQALKIALATDVVAPLQDIHEDISNEDTPLEIAEKIFTSNVKTLEATRQILDATSLDKAVTLLLSARRIEFFGSGGSAVIALDAYHKFVRSGLFVTANLESHMQLMSASQLTNDDVAVLISHSGASKDTLDVAKVLNERGVPTVAITNYAKSPLSKLCDVALYTVSQETEFRSEALASRIAELSLIDALFTVVMMRRGEEGRESLQKMREAISLRRM encoded by the coding sequence ATGGAATCGATGAATGGCCTGGCCCGCATCCGTGGTGCCTATACAACACTCGGCAAGAAAGAGCAACGCATTGCCGATTATATCTTGAAGCAGCCTGAACGCATCATTCACCATACGATCAATCAAGTCGCCGACGACCTCGACGTCGCCGAGTCGACCGTGTTCCGTTTCTGTCAGCGCGTCGGCTTCAAAGGCTATCAGGCGCTGAAAATCGCGCTCGCCACCGACGTCGTCGCACCGCTCCAAGACATCCATGAGGACATCTCGAACGAGGACACGCCGCTTGAGATCGCAGAGAAGATTTTCACGTCGAACGTGAAGACGCTCGAAGCGACGCGACAGATTTTGGACGCGACGTCGCTCGACAAGGCCGTCACGCTGTTGTTGTCGGCGCGCCGCATCGAGTTCTTCGGCAGCGGGGGCTCGGCCGTCATCGCACTCGATGCGTATCACAAGTTCGTCCGGAGCGGACTGTTCGTCACGGCAAACTTGGAGTCGCACATGCAGCTCATGTCGGCGTCGCAACTGACGAACGACGACGTCGCCGTCCTCATCTCGCATTCGGGTGCCTCGAAAGACACGCTCGACGTCGCGAAAGTGCTGAACGAGCGCGGCGTCCCGACCGTCGCCATCACCAACTATGCGAAGTCCCCGCTCTCGAAGCTGTGTGACGTCGCCCTGTATACCGTGTCGCAAGAGACCGAGTTCCGCTCTGAGGCGCTCGCCTCACGCATCGCCGAGCTCAGTCTGATTGACGCCTTGTTCACCGTCGTCATGATGCGTCGTGGGGAAGAGGGTAGAGAATCGCTCCAAAAGATGCGCGAGGCCATCTCGCTTCGGCGCATGTGA
- a CDS encoding manganese catalase family protein, with translation MFRHQKELQFEVNVDRPDPQLARQIQEVLGGQFGEMTVMMQYLFQGFNCRGEEKYKDMLMDIGTEEIGHVEMLCALISQLLDGASPDDQAEAAKDPATAAILGGMNPQHLIVSGLGGLPTNSNGVPWNGSYIVASGNLLADMRSNLHAETQGRLQVARLYHMTKDEGVRKVFRKMLARDRYHQYQWLAAIDELEQKNGAIVPASFPAKDELEAEPHGLEFWDLSEGNESSQGKWATGSAPDGAGDFVYLSDPAPQGQKPVMKIPDNTLHHDLEAPAGGVEKVVKKVADQIKRK, from the coding sequence ATGTTTCGCCATCAGAAGGAATTGCAGTTTGAAGTGAACGTCGATCGTCCGGATCCACAGCTCGCCCGTCAAATTCAAGAAGTGCTCGGCGGTCAATTCGGGGAAATGACCGTTATGATGCAGTACTTGTTCCAAGGCTTCAACTGTCGTGGGGAAGAGAAGTATAAGGACATGCTCATGGACATCGGGACCGAGGAGATCGGGCACGTCGAGATGCTGTGCGCCCTCATCTCACAACTGCTCGACGGGGCGTCACCGGATGATCAGGCCGAAGCGGCCAAAGACCCGGCGACAGCGGCCATCCTTGGCGGGATGAACCCGCAGCATTTAATTGTCAGCGGGCTCGGCGGACTGCCGACGAATTCGAATGGGGTGCCGTGGAACGGTTCGTATATCGTCGCGAGTGGAAACTTGCTCGCCGACATGCGCTCGAACTTACATGCCGAGACGCAAGGACGACTTCAAGTCGCCCGTCTCTACCATATGACGAAAGACGAAGGCGTCCGCAAAGTTTTCCGCAAGATGCTCGCCCGTGACCGTTATCACCAATATCAGTGGCTGGCGGCAATCGATGAACTCGAACAGAAAAACGGAGCCATCGTACCAGCGAGCTTCCCGGCGAAAGATGAATTAGAGGCTGAACCACACGGTCTCGAATTCTGGGACTTATCCGAAGGTAACGAATCGAGTCAAGGCAAATGGGCGACAGGTAGCGCGCCAGACGGTGCCGGCGATTTCGTCTATTTAAGTGATCCGGCCCCGCAAGGCCAGAAGCCGGTCATGAAAATTCCGGATAACACACTCCATCACGATTTGGAGGCCCCGGCGGGTGGTGTCGAGAAAGTGGTCAAAAAAGTCGCGGATCAAATCAAACGGAAATGA
- a CDS encoding FAD-dependent oxidoreductase encodes MLQDFPKSYWRDVVVKTVNPLNEDIQTEVAVVGAGIVGVLTALKLAERGKQVVLVEAARFATGTTGYTTAKVSAQHGVVYTELIKSLGEENARLYYEANMEALRFLENQIDTLGIDCDLERQHAYMYALSSSSSAKLLEKEEEAYEKLGIDGGDATDEVNGLLPYEVKKATVMRDQLQFHPVKYLQGLMDRFLELGGTLYEMTRVTGIEYGTPHRLDTITGHCIEAQDVVVTTHFPFNDFKGLYFSKMEVERSYVVSSEVETFPEGMFISVDKPSRSVRHVKLANGKKMAMFGGENHLTGHKAETLACYEELGNFGTRHFGAETFTHHWSAQDLITLDKVPYIGRMTNDTPHVFVATGFSKWGMSQGIVAARLIADLITNQPNRYEELYDPTRSKWKLADAARFIKTNADVAKELVKGKLKPTDKQVDELGLDEGAIVKHNGEHVAAYRDPDGHISMVGSACTHMGCTVNWNQAERSWDCPCHGSRFKPNGEVIEGPAVKSLPPKI; translated from the coding sequence ATGTTACAAGATTTTCCGAAATCGTATTGGCGCGACGTCGTCGTGAAGACAGTGAACCCGCTCAATGAAGATATTCAGACCGAGGTCGCTGTGGTCGGAGCAGGAATTGTCGGCGTACTAACTGCCCTGAAATTGGCTGAACGAGGGAAGCAGGTCGTCTTGGTCGAAGCGGCCCGTTTCGCGACCGGCACGACCGGATATACGACGGCCAAAGTCTCAGCCCAGCACGGTGTCGTCTATACCGAACTCATCAAGTCACTCGGTGAGGAAAATGCGCGGCTCTATTACGAGGCCAATATGGAAGCGCTCCGTTTCCTCGAGAACCAAATTGACACGCTCGGCATCGACTGTGACCTCGAGCGGCAACACGCCTATATGTATGCCCTCTCGTCTTCGAGCTCGGCGAAACTTCTCGAGAAGGAAGAGGAGGCGTATGAGAAGCTAGGCATTGACGGAGGCGATGCGACAGATGAAGTGAATGGTCTGTTGCCATATGAGGTGAAGAAGGCGACCGTCATGCGCGACCAGCTCCAGTTCCATCCGGTCAAATACTTACAAGGGCTGATGGACCGCTTCCTCGAGCTCGGGGGGACGCTGTATGAAATGACGCGGGTGACCGGCATTGAATACGGCACACCGCATCGGCTCGACACGATCACGGGTCACTGCATCGAGGCGCAAGACGTCGTCGTCACGACCCATTTCCCGTTCAACGACTTCAAAGGACTGTATTTTTCAAAAATGGAAGTGGAACGCTCGTATGTCGTCTCGTCTGAAGTTGAGACGTTCCCGGAAGGCATGTTCATCAGCGTCGACAAGCCGAGCCGTTCCGTCCGTCATGTGAAGCTCGCTAATGGAAAGAAGATGGCCATGTTCGGTGGCGAGAACCATTTGACAGGTCATAAAGCAGAGACGCTGGCCTGCTATGAGGAACTCGGCAACTTCGGGACACGTCATTTCGGTGCCGAGACGTTTACCCACCATTGGTCAGCCCAAGATTTGATCACTCTCGACAAAGTGCCGTATATCGGGCGGATGACGAACGATACGCCGCATGTTTTCGTTGCGACCGGCTTCTCAAAATGGGGGATGAGCCAAGGAATCGTCGCGGCACGCCTTATCGCCGACTTGATCACGAACCAACCGAACCGCTATGAGGAGCTGTATGATCCAACCCGGTCGAAATGGAAACTTGCCGACGCGGCCCGCTTCATCAAGACGAATGCCGATGTGGCCAAGGAGCTCGTCAAAGGTAAATTGAAACCGACAGATAAACAAGTGGACGAACTCGGTCTAGACGAGGGAGCTATCGTCAAACATAACGGCGAACATGTCGCCGCTTATCGCGACCCGGATGGCCACATCTCAATGGTCGGGTCGGCCTGTACGCATATGGGTTGCACTGTCAACTGGAACCAAGCCGAGCGCTCATGGGACTGTCCATGTCACGGTTCGCGCTTTAAACCAAATGGCGAAGTCATCGAAGGGCCGGCAGTTAAGTCGCTTCCACCCAAAATATGA